Genomic window (Nitrospirales bacterium LBB_01):
ACACTGGCCGAGTGTTATCAGAAACGGCGCCTTTAAACACTAAAGCCCATATGTTTTTTATTCTCTCTAAAGTAAAACCATCCAGTATCCCAAGATCTCCGCAGAGAGACTCTAACAAAGAGGCGGACGTTATCATTTAGTTATGATGGTTATATCGCTTTTGTAACAAATCCGGAACGTAAACACCTTGTGCACACTATAACTCTTCTTGGGCCTTTGTTTGTTATAGCTTTTACCTTCTGAAGGTTTGGCTTAAACCACCTTTTGGTTTTGTTATTTGCATGACTGACGTTGTTACCGACGGTTTTTATCTTACCACAAGCTATACAGGTTGCCAACTTTACATCCTCCTTAAATATTTCTTTATTACATCTCTTATTCTTACGTAATCAGGTATTGTAACATAGAAAGTATATGTAAATTCAAGCTGCTTTTTATTTGTGCAATTTTTTCTCATTGAACAGGAAATCACCTGTCAGATTAAAACACAACGCTGTCAGAGCAATAGCCAGCCCCGGAAAAATTACCATCCACGGTTCTGAGAGCAGATAGGCTCTGTTTTCGCTAATCATGTTGCCCCAGCTTGGAATCGGCGGCTGTGGACCCAGCCCAAGGAAACTTAACGATGCCTCCGTTAAAATGTAGCCGCTGAACTTTAATCCAAACATCGCCACCGCTATGGGCATACACTGCGGCAGCACATAAAGGGCTATGATTCGCAGATTACCGGCGCCTATTGCACGTGCCGCCTCAATGTAAGGCATTTCCTTTATCTTTAACACCTGTCCTCGTATAAGTCTTGCAAAAGCCGCCCACCCCACTATTGATATTGCAGCCATCACTGTAAAAACACTGGGCGGCATCAGCACAGAAATTCCTATAGCTAATAATAGAGACGGGAAAGAAAGCGTCAGATCCACTAAAGCCATCAAAAGTGTATCCACTACACCGCCAAAAAACCCTGAGACTAATCCCACAAAAAACCCGATTGACAATGCTGCTGCTGCTGCGATAAATGAAACCCCAAGGGAAATCCTCCCGCCGTACAGTATGCGGCATAACACATCACGCCCTAAGCTGTCTGTGCCGCATGGGTGTTTAGCTGTCGGAGTCTCCTTAATGCTGTATAAGTCTATTTTAAATGGATCATACGGGGTTAAGAATCCAGCAAATATTACGGCTAACACTATAACAGCTAACAATCCCAGCGGGATGAATTTGACTGTTGCACTCATGACACTCTGACCCTCGGATCCACATACCTATAAATAATATCCACCGCCGCATTTATAAAAACAAAAATAAAAGTGCCAGTTATTATACACCCTAACACAACCGGATAGTCACGCTTTAAAATGCCGTCAACCGTGAAACGCCCAATGCCGTCCCAGCCAAAAATTGTCTCAGTTAACACTGCCCCGTTTAGAAAACTTGCAAAATCAAGTCCTATCACAGTTATAACTGGTATCAGAGTGTTTTTTA
Coding sequences:
- the rpmB gene encoding 50S ribosomal protein L28, translated to MATCIACGKIKTVGNNVSHANNKTKRWFKPNLQKVKAITNKGPRRVIVCTRCLRSGFVTKAI
- a CDS encoding ABC transporter permease, with amino-acid sequence MSATVKFIPLGLLAVIVLAVIFAGFLTPYDPFKIDLYSIKETPTAKHPCGTDSLGRDVLCRILYGGRISLGVSFIAAAAALSIGFFVGLVSGFFGGVVDTLLMALVDLTLSFPSLLLAIGISVLMPPSVFTVMAAISIVGWAAFARLIRGQVLKIKEMPYIEAARAIGAGNLRIIALYVLPQCMPIAVAMFGLKFSGYILTEASLSFLGLGPQPPIPSWGNMISENRAYLLSEPWMVIFPGLAIALTALCFNLTGDFLFNEKKLHK